A single window of Nicotiana tomentosiformis chromosome 1, ASM39032v3, whole genome shotgun sequence DNA harbors:
- the LOC138891873 gene encoding uncharacterized protein produces the protein MDMDLIGEKRLLQLNELNEFRLHVYEIAKFYKEKTNRWHDKHIKHRKFEPRQEVLLFNSRLKLFPEYFKSRWAGPFKVVSVKPHGAVELRDTSSSGTFLVNGQRVK, from the coding sequence atggatatGGACTTAATCGGCGAGAAGAGGTTGTTACAGCTCAATGAGCTTaatgagtttcgattgcacgTGTACGAAATTGCCAAATtctataaagaaaagaccaataggtggcatgataagcacatcaAACATCGCAAGTTTGAGCCAcgtcaagaagttctcttgtttaattcgagGTTGAAGCTTTTCCCCGAATATTTTAAGTCTCGATGGGCGGGTCCTTTCAAAGTGGTTAGTGTGAAGCCTCATGGAGCGGTGGAATTGCGTGATACAAGTTCAAGTGgtacattcttggtaaatgggcaGAGAGTAAAATAg